Proteins co-encoded in one Sporichthyaceae bacterium genomic window:
- a CDS encoding NAD(P)/FAD-dependent oxidoreductase, with translation MHESPLSDPGLPGHVGIAIVGTGFSGLGTAIRLARAGRRDFVVLERADDVGGTWRDNTYPGAACDVPSRLYSFSFRLNPDWSRTYSPQAEILEYLRTCAREEGVLPHLRFNTELTDASWDAAAGRWRIETSRGSLTANFLVLGTGALVEPARPDIPGLDSFAGTVFHSARWNHDHDLTDRQVAVIGTGASAIQFVPQVAAAAAKLSLFQRTPPWIVPRPDRAVRSLERALYRHVPLAHRLARAGVYGLLESRALGFVLHPRMLAPAERIALRHMHKAVEDPELRAKLTPHYSIGCKRILVSNDYYPAVALPQVDVVTAGIESVEPDGIRTCDGVLHPADTLILGTGFRVTDNPGFARIHGRDGRSLEQVWAHDGMHAYLGTTVPDFPNLFLLLGPNTGIGHTSAVYMIECQIDLVLRILEHLRQHQLAEIEVRPEVDAQWNADLARRSERSVWKSGCGSWYLDAAGRNTVLWPDLTFRFRSSTRRFDPADYLLRTRSEVTVGAPAPLAVG, from the coding sequence ATGCACGAATCGCCGTTGTCCGACCCGGGACTGCCCGGGCACGTCGGGATCGCCATCGTGGGGACGGGCTTCTCCGGCCTGGGCACGGCGATCCGGCTGGCTCGCGCCGGGCGCCGTGACTTCGTCGTGCTCGAGCGCGCCGACGACGTCGGCGGCACCTGGCGCGACAACACCTATCCGGGCGCGGCCTGCGACGTCCCGTCGCGGCTGTACTCGTTCTCGTTCCGGCTGAACCCGGACTGGAGCCGCACCTACTCCCCGCAGGCCGAGATCCTCGAGTACCTGCGTACCTGCGCGCGGGAGGAGGGCGTGCTGCCGCACCTGCGCTTCAACACCGAACTGACCGACGCCTCGTGGGACGCCGCGGCAGGCCGGTGGCGCATCGAGACCAGCCGCGGCAGCCTGACCGCGAACTTCCTGGTGCTCGGCACCGGCGCCCTGGTCGAGCCCGCGCGCCCGGACATCCCGGGCCTGGACTCCTTCGCCGGGACGGTGTTCCACTCCGCCCGCTGGAACCACGACCATGACCTGACGGATCGTCAGGTCGCGGTGATCGGCACCGGCGCCTCGGCGATCCAGTTCGTCCCGCAGGTGGCCGCCGCGGCCGCGAAGTTGAGCCTGTTCCAGCGCACCCCGCCGTGGATCGTGCCGCGACCCGACCGCGCCGTGCGCAGCCTCGAGCGGGCGCTGTACCGCCACGTGCCCCTCGCCCACCGGTTGGCCCGCGCCGGGGTCTACGGCCTGTTGGAGAGCCGGGCACTGGGCTTCGTGCTGCACCCGCGAATGCTGGCGCCGGCCGAACGGATCGCGCTGCGCCACATGCACAAGGCGGTCGAGGACCCCGAACTGCGCGCGAAGTTGACGCCGCACTACAGCATCGGCTGCAAGCGGATCCTGGTCTCCAACGACTACTACCCGGCGGTGGCACTGCCGCAGGTCGACGTGGTGACCGCCGGCATCGAAAGCGTCGAACCCGACGGCATCCGCACCTGCGACGGCGTCCTGCACCCGGCCGACACCCTGATTCTGGGCACCGGATTCCGGGTCACCGACAACCCCGGATTCGCCCGCATCCACGGGCGCGACGGGCGCAGCCTGGAGCAGGTCTGGGCGCACGACGGGATGCACGCCTACCTGGGCACCACCGTGCCCGACTTCCCGAACCTGTTCCTGCTGCTGGGCCCGAACACCGGCATCGGGCACACCTCGGCCGTGTACATGATCGAGTGCCAGATCGACCTGGTGCTGCGGATCCTGGAGCATCTGAGGCAGCATCAGTTGGCCGAGATCGAGGTGCGGCCCGAGGTGGACGCGCAGTGGAATGCCGATCTCGCCCGACGCAGCGAACGCAGCGTCTGGAAGTCCGGCTGCGGCAGTTGGTACCTCGACGCGGCCGGTCGCAACACCGTGCTGTGGCCGGACCTGACCTTCCGCTTCCGGTCCAGTACCCGCCGGTTCGACCCGGCCGACTACTTGTTGCGGACCCGGTCGGAGGTAACCGTCGGCGCCCCCGCCCCGCTCGCCGTGGGCTGA
- a CDS encoding MBL fold metallo-hydrolase, with translation MTGVRIERVVTSGTFSLDGGTWPVENNVWLVGDEHEVVVIDAAHDADAIEQAIGGRLVSAILCTHAHNDHVNAAPDLAARTGGKIWLHPADLELWRLTHPHWSPDRNLVDGATVPVAGLELQVLHTPGHAPGAVCFHAPELGVLFSGDTLFAGGPGATGRSFSNFDTIIDSIRERLLTLPPATAVHTGHGEATTIGAEAPHLQEWITRGR, from the coding sequence ATGACCGGGGTCCGCATCGAACGGGTCGTCACGTCCGGGACATTCAGCCTGGACGGCGGTACCTGGCCGGTGGAGAACAACGTCTGGCTGGTCGGGGACGAGCACGAGGTCGTGGTGATCGACGCCGCACATGATGCGGACGCGATCGAACAGGCGATCGGCGGCCGGTTGGTCAGCGCGATCCTGTGCACCCACGCCCACAACGACCACGTCAACGCGGCGCCCGACCTGGCCGCCCGCACCGGCGGCAAGATCTGGTTGCACCCGGCCGACCTGGAGCTGTGGCGGCTGACCCACCCGCACTGGAGCCCGGACCGCAACCTCGTCGACGGCGCGACGGTCCCGGTGGCCGGCCTGGAACTGCAGGTCCTGCACACCCCGGGCCACGCCCCGGGCGCGGTGTGCTTCCACGCCCCGGAACTCGGCGTGCTGTTCTCCGGCGACACCCTGTTCGCCGGCGGGCCGGGCGCGACCGGCCGTTCGTTCAGCAACTTCGACACGATCATCGACTCGATCCGCGAGCGACTCCTGACCCTGCCGCCGGCCACCGCCGTCCACACCGGACACGGCGAGGCCACGACCATCGGCGCCGAGGCGCCGCACCTGCAGGAGTGGATCACCCGGGGCCGCTGA
- a CDS encoding TetR/AcrR family transcriptional regulator: MSTDTDVEAGGARRRMPRAQREALMLDVAETLFGELGYRAVSMDEIAARVGVSKPMLYHYYGSKDGLFVACLRRARAGMRDAILAGAMSSEVREERLYGALVSWFRFVDEHSTLWKIITDSELEFREAAEEIEAIRDEQTGLIAGLMAATATPAHLADPVELQVVAAAISGVGERVAHWRAGHPEVTPERAARHLMQLLWLGLERMGEGAQWERSGA, from the coding sequence TTGTCGACGGACACCGACGTCGAAGCAGGTGGTGCGCGGCGCCGTATGCCGCGCGCCCAGCGGGAGGCGCTGATGCTCGACGTCGCCGAGACACTCTTCGGCGAGCTCGGCTACCGGGCCGTCTCCATGGACGAGATCGCCGCCCGCGTCGGCGTCTCCAAGCCGATGCTCTACCACTACTACGGCAGCAAGGACGGGCTGTTCGTCGCCTGCCTGCGCCGGGCGCGGGCCGGGATGCGCGACGCGATCCTGGCCGGCGCGATGTCCTCGGAGGTGCGCGAGGAGCGGCTGTACGGGGCGTTGGTCTCGTGGTTCCGGTTCGTCGACGAGCACAGCACGCTCTGGAAGATCATCACCGACTCGGAGTTGGAGTTCCGGGAGGCCGCCGAGGAGATCGAGGCGATCCGCGACGAGCAGACCGGGCTGATCGCGGGTCTGATGGCGGCCACCGCCACGCCCGCGCATCTGGCCGACCCGGTGGAGCTGCAGGTCGTAGCCGCCGCGATCAGCGGGGTGGGGGAGCGGGTCGCGCACTGGCGGGCCGGGCACCCGGAAGTCACCCCGGAACGCGCCGCCCGCCACCTGATGCAGCTGCTCTGGCTGGGCCTGGAACGCATGGGCGAGGGTGCCCAGTGGGAACGCTCCGGGGCCTAG
- a CDS encoding serine/threonine-protein kinase, translated as MPERPTRFADRYRLTETLGRGGMGEVWRAYDERLNRYCAIKVLRQMEDAASAERFSREARTLASLRHPGVVTVYDYGVDSGRPYLVMELLPGPSLAEMLRESGPLPIEAVRRYGAQAASALQAVHDAAVVHRDVKPANLVLDTTGAVRLVDFGIALGSTFEATLTEYGAIIGSAAYLAPEQATGGRATIRSDLYGFGCLLTTLLTGRPPFADDAPVETLGRHLSEAPERPSARRPDVPADLDSLVLDLLAKAPEDRPTNAAEVARRLAGGKQARSGPGPVPMPVRTFGGIGPATDGTNSRADLSSTTATLPPPPPPPSHANRRGTSRGVMIALSVITVLALAVAGWALTRSTGNSPPPTLPVPSQSPTAVIAPLQSAKPTADSSETAKPPMTPPPLLPLPSQTSTAAPTNTAAPPKCTLLLPCTTPAPATNPPPSPSPLPGTPAPAHP; from the coding sequence GTGCCCGAGCGTCCAACGAGATTCGCCGACCGGTATCGGTTGACCGAGACCCTCGGGCGTGGCGGCATGGGCGAGGTCTGGCGGGCCTACGACGAGCGCCTGAACCGGTACTGCGCGATCAAGGTTCTCCGGCAGATGGAGGACGCGGCCAGCGCCGAGCGGTTCTCCCGCGAGGCCCGGACCTTGGCCTCGCTGCGCCACCCCGGAGTCGTGACCGTCTACGACTACGGCGTCGACAGCGGCCGCCCGTACCTGGTGATGGAACTGCTGCCCGGCCCGTCGCTGGCCGAGATGCTGCGGGAGAGCGGCCCGCTGCCGATCGAGGCGGTGCGCCGCTACGGGGCCCAGGCCGCGTCCGCGCTGCAGGCCGTGCACGACGCAGCCGTCGTGCACCGCGACGTCAAGCCCGCCAATCTGGTGCTCGACACGACCGGCGCGGTCCGCCTGGTCGACTTCGGGATCGCGCTGGGCTCGACGTTCGAGGCCACGCTGACCGAGTACGGCGCGATCATCGGCAGCGCCGCCTACCTGGCCCCGGAGCAGGCGACCGGCGGGCGGGCGACGATCCGTTCCGACCTCTACGGCTTCGGCTGCCTGCTGACGACGTTGCTCACCGGCCGTCCGCCGTTCGCCGATGACGCACCGGTGGAGACCCTCGGCCGGCACCTGTCCGAGGCCCCGGAGCGGCCCTCGGCCCGGCGGCCGGACGTCCCGGCCGACCTGGACTCCCTCGTCCTCGACCTGCTGGCCAAGGCGCCGGAGGACCGCCCGACCAACGCCGCCGAGGTGGCCCGCCGACTGGCCGGCGGCAAGCAGGCCCGATCCGGGCCCGGCCCGGTTCCGATGCCGGTTCGCACCTTCGGTGGCATCGGCCCGGCCACCGACGGCACCAACAGTCGGGCGGACCTGTCGAGCACCACCGCGACCCTGCCACCGCCACCGCCCCCGCCCTCGCACGCCAACCGCCGGGGCACGAGCCGCGGCGTGATGATCGCGCTGTCGGTGATCACCGTGCTGGCACTGGCGGTCGCCGGCTGGGCGCTCACCCGCAGCACCGGCAACTCTCCACCGCCGACCTTGCCGGTGCCCAGCCAGTCGCCGACCGCGGTGATCGCGCCGCTGCAGTCCGCGAAGCCCACGGCCGACTCCAGCGAGACGGCCAAGCCCCCGATGACGCCGCCGCCGCTGCTGCCGCTGCCGTCCCAGACCTCGACCGCGGCACCGACGAACACCGCCGCGCCGCCGAAGTGCACCCTGCTGCTGCCGTGCACCACGCCGGCGCCCGCGACGAACCCGCCGCCGAGCCCATCCCCGCTGCCGGGCACCCCGGCGCCGGCCCACCCCTGA